Below is a genomic region from Anoxybacillus flavithermus.
TTGTAATTGTGTACGTAACCCTTCATTTGCCGCCACACCGCCAGCCAGCAATATTTGTTTTACACTGTAATGCATGGCTGCTTCGATTGTTTTTCTCACTAACACCTCAACGACACTTGCTTGAAAACTTGCCGCCATATCTTCAGGTCGGATCATTTCTCCACGTTGCTTTGCATTGTGCAACGTGTTAATAACCGCTGATTTCAATCCACTAAAACTAAAATCATACGAACCTTCTTCTAACCACGCGCGCGGTAAATCAATAATTGGTTTCCCTTGTTTCGCTAAACGGTCGATATGAGGTCCCCCTGGATAAGGGAGTTGCAATGCCCGTGCAACTTTGTCATACGCTTCTCCAGCCGCATCATCACGCGTTTCTCCAATCACCTCAAATATCCCATGCTCTTTCATGTAAATGAGCTCTGTATGACCTCCAGACACAACAAGCGCCAGGAGCGGAAATTTCATTTCTTGTACAAGTTGATTTGCGTAAATATGTCCTGCGATATGGTGCACGCCAACAAGCGGAATGCGATGTGCAAAAGCCAACGCTTTCGCCGCATTTACACCAATCAATAACGCCCCAACTAATCCCGGTCCTTCTGTGACTGCAATCGCGTCAAGTTGACTTATATCCATATTTGCCTGTTTCATCGTTTCTTCTAACACGAGCGTAATTTGTTCAACATGGTGACGGGAGGCAATTTCAGGAACGACTCCTCCAAATCGTTGATGGCTTTCCATTTGTGAAGCGACAACGTTAGCTACAATTTCACGTCCGTTTTTCACAATGGCCGCCGCTGTTTCATCGCAACTTGTTTCAATTCCAAGGACAAACATATCTTTTTTATTCATAAATTCACCCACATTACTAATGCATCTTCTTGATTATCCGAATAGTATCTTTTACGAATACCTCCATTTAAAAAACCAAGTTTCCGATACAATGACTGTGCAACGATATTCGATACTCGCACCTCTAACGTCATTGTTTTTGCCCCCTCTTCTCTCGCCAACGCCATCGCCTGTTTCATTAGTGCTTCTCCTAATTTTTTCCCGCGAAACTCTGGTAATACTGCAATGTTTGTAATATGTGCCTCATCCATGACCAGCCACATACCACAATAACCAATGATTTGTCCATCATGCTCCATCACAATGTAACGAGCATACGGATTATTCGTTAATTCTTGGTGAAAAGAGGAACGACTCCACGGAAGTGTAAATGAACGCTGCTCAATTTCTACAATACGATCAAGATCTTGAATCGTCATAAAACGGAAAGAAACATTCACTTAACATTCCGTCCTTTCTTGCTGACGAGCAAGCCAATTCGCTTCTGCCTCTGCTAAACGAATATAGTTTGGGACAAACGTATGAACATCTTCTGGTTCACGGTTCATTCCTAACCATGCAAGTTCGCTTGGGCGCGGATTGTGAAGTGTCGCTGAAGCTACTTGAACAGAACGACCTAGTACTTCAACAAACGTAGCTTCGTGTAGTACACTATCATTTCCAACTAATAAAATGGATTGATCATATGCTTTTAATTCATTTGCCCAATCAGTAGCTAAAATGACTTGATCAGCTACGATCGATTGCACGTGATCTCCCTCTACTTTGTAAAGACCAGTATAAATTTGTCCGCGTCGAGCGTCCATTAATGGAACAATAAGCCCGCCAAAATACTTCGCATTTGCTGCCATCACTTCTAAACTCGATATACCGACAAGCGGAATGTTTAGCGTCCAAGCCAAAGTTTTGGCAATCGTCACCCCAATGCGAACCCCTGTATATGATCCAGGACCTTTGGCGACAACAATACGGTCAAGATCTTGAGGGTTCATATCACATTGTTGCAAAAGTGATTCAATGGCAGGCATCACTCGGATCGAATGATTTTTTTTCAAATTCGTAATCATTTCCCCTTTGACAATTTGCCCATCAACGACAGCGACTCCCATAACAAATGTGGATGTATCAATGGCTAGCACTTTCATCGTTAAAAATCTCCTCACATAACTGTTCGTAACGTTGACCAATCGGTGAAAATCGAATGATTCGACTCTCTCCATCCATATGGTGAATGTTAATATGTAAACGTTCCGTTGGTAAATATGCCTCAATTAAATGAGCCCACTCAACAACGGTTACACCATCACCAAAAAAATATTCCTCAAATCCTAAATCTTCTTCACTTTCTGCTAAACGATATACATCC
It encodes:
- a CDS encoding tRNA (adenosine(37)-N6)-threonylcarbamoyltransferase complex transferase subunit TsaD, whose translation is MNKKDMFVLGIETSCDETAAAIVKNGREIVANVVASQMESHQRFGGVVPEIASRHHVEQITLVLEETMKQANMDISQLDAIAVTEGPGLVGALLIGVNAAKALAFAHRIPLVGVHHIAGHIYANQLVQEMKFPLLALVVSGGHTELIYMKEHGIFEVIGETRDDAAGEAYDKVARALQLPYPGGPHIDRLAKQGKPIIDLPRAWLEEGSYDFSFSGLKSAVINTLHNAKQRGEMIRPEDMAASFQASVVEVLVRKTIEAAMHYSVKQILLAGGVAANEGLRTQLQKQMDQLPEVELVIPPLSLCTDNAAMIAAAGTVLFQQGKRATMALNANPSLLL
- a CDS encoding ribosomal-protein-alanine N-acetyltransferase, whose protein sequence is MNVSFRFMTIQDLDRIVEIEQRSFTLPWSRSSFHQELTNNPYARYIVMEHDGQIIGYCGMWLVMDEAHITNIAVLPEFRGKKLGEALMKQAMALAREEGAKTMTLEVRVSNIVAQSLYRKLGFLNGGIRKRYYSDNQEDALVMWVNL
- a CDS encoding tRNA (adenosine(37)-N6)-threonylcarbamoyltransferase complex dimerization subunit type 1 TsaB, with amino-acid sequence MKVLAIDTSTFVMGVAVVDGQIVKGEMITNLKKNHSIRVMPAIESLLQQCDMNPQDLDRIVVAKGPGSYTGVRIGVTIAKTLAWTLNIPLVGISSLEVMAANAKYFGGLIVPLMDARRGQIYTGLYKVEGDHVQSIVADQVILATDWANELKAYDQSILLVGNDSVLHEATFVEVLGRSVQVASATLHNPRPSELAWLGMNREPEDVHTFVPNYIRLAEAEANWLARQQERTEC
- a CDS encoding tRNA (adenosine(37)-N6)-threonylcarbamoyltransferase complex ATPase subunit type 1 TsaE, with product MKTYEYVSHHPEDTLALAMKLAQYVQPQDVITLEGDLGAGKTTFTKGLAKGLGIDRNVSSPTFTIIKQYEGRIPLYHMDVYRLAESEEDLGFEEYFFGDGVTVVEWAHLIEAYLPTERLHINIHHMDGESRIIRFSPIGQRYEQLCEEIFNDESASH